One region of Scomber scombrus chromosome 10, fScoSco1.1, whole genome shotgun sequence genomic DNA includes:
- the abtb1 gene encoding ankyrin repeat and BTB/POZ domain-containing protein 1 isoform X2: MDVYDLFSSCRKGDICRVRYLVEQRDVDLNVRDKWDSTPLYYACLCGHEELVQYLLASGAKCEANTFDGERCVYGSLNDSVRRLLKDYKCVSVRAMQRDDFNYFLHMLLEQGQHNDVKFLVHGQTFSAHRCVLSAHSEYFTEMFESKWKGKNLITLKHPLINPAAFGAILQYIYTGRMDIDVSLVEECRRLAKQCKMSELIEELENKCKQVYEFVSNKPGICVKVLSLDPHSCRLQEEMAQLADCALPTELRVGFGELPFNRVDHLPTYPDVCFRVDGYDFLCHKAFFCGRSDYFKALLEDHFSEGEQLQSQPSTPVITLHNISHEIFINLMYYIYSDDTELTMENVFDVLCVADMYLLPGLKRLCGKTLAKAICEDNVLHMWKTAKLFRLSRLEDQCTEFMAKIIERMVEQPEFAEIIKEDASSLEDRHETDSVPLVDDIRYHIASNVQTYSAIEEANQKLAALEELLSSINIDC, from the exons ATGGATGTGTACGATTTGTttagcagctgcagaaagggcGACATATGTAGAGTCAG aTACCTTGTTGAACAAAGAGACGTTGACCTCAATGTAAGAGATAAATGGGATAGCACCCCTTT GTATTATGCTTGTCTCTGTGGTCATGAGGAGCTGGTCCAGTACCTGTTGGCTAGTG GTGCCAAGTGTGAAGCCAACACGTTTGATGGCGAGCGTTGTGTGTACGGCTCGCTGAATGACTCAGTTCGACGCCTGCTCAAAGATTATAAGTGTGTCAGTGTCCGCGCCATGCAGCGGGATGATTTTAACTACTTTCTGCACAT GTTACTGGAGCAGGGTCAACACAACGACGTCAAGTTTCTCGTTCATGGGCAAACATTTTCAGCCCACCGCTGTGTTCTCAGTGCACACTCAGAGTACTTCACTGAAATGTTTGAGTCCAAGTGGAAAGGGAAGAACCTGATCACCCTCAAACACCCTTTG ATCAACCCTGCAGCCTTTGGAGCCATCCTGCAATATATTTACACAG GACGTATGGATATTGATGTAAGCCTTGTTGAGGAGTGCAGACGTCTTGCTAAACAGTGCAAAATGTCAGAACTCATAGAGGAGCTGGAGAATAAATGCAAACAAGTGTATGAATTTG TGTCCAACAAGCCGGGGATCTGTGTGAAAGTTCTCAGCCTGGACCCTCACAGCTGTCGACTGCAGGAGGAGATGGCTCAGTTAGCAGACTGCGCCCTGCCCACTGAACTAAGA GTTGGATTTGGAGAACTTCCCTTTAACAGAGTCGATCACTTACCTACTTATCCTGATGTCTGCTTCAGAGTCGATGGTTACGATTTCTTGTGTCATAAG gcGTTTTTCTGTGGGCGCAGTGATTACTTTAAAGCCTTACTGGAGGACCACTTCAGTGAGGGAGAGCAGCTACAGTCACAGCCCAGCACCCCAGTGATCACTCTGCACAACATCTCCCATGAAATCTTCATCAACCTCATGTATTACATCTACAGTGATGACACAGAG CTAACGATGGAGAACGTGTTTGACGTCCTGTGCGTGGCTGACATGTACCTGCTGCCGGGGCTGAAGCGTCTGTGTGGGAAGACGCTCGCTAAGGCTATATGTGAGGACAACGTTCTGCACATGTGGAAGACAGCCAAGCTTTTCCGTCTCTCTCGGCTGGAAGATCAATGCACAGAGTTCATGGCCAAGATCATCGAGCGG ATGGTGGAGCAGCCCGAGTTTGCGGAGATCATCAAAGAAGACGCCTCGTCACTGGAGGACAGACACGAGACTGACTCTGTCCCCCTGGTGGACGACATCCGCTACCACATTGCAAGCAACGTCCAGACTTACAGCGCCATCGAGGAGGCCAATCAGAAGCTGGCTGCCTTGGAGGAGCTGCTGTCAAGCATTAATATTGACTGCTGA
- the abtb1 gene encoding ankyrin repeat and BTB/POZ domain-containing protein 1 isoform X1: MPHRGPKTPRGSWMCTICLAAAERATYVESDTLLNKETLTSMYYACLCGHEELVQYLLASGAKCEANTFDGERCVYGSLNDSVRRLLKDYKCVSVRAMQRDDFNYFLHMLLEQGQHNDVKFLVHGQTFSAHRCVLSAHSEYFTEMFESKWKGKNLITLKHPLINPAAFGAILQYIYTGRMDIDVSLVEECRRLAKQCKMSELIEELENKCKQVYEFVSNKPGICVKVLSLDPHSCRLQEEMAQLADCALPTELRVGFGELPFNRVDHLPTYPDVCFRVDGYDFLCHKAFFCGRSDYFKALLEDHFSEGEQLQSQPSTPVITLHNISHEIFINLMYYIYSDDTELTMENVFDVLCVADMYLLPGLKRLCGKTLAKAICEDNVLHMWKTAKLFRLSRLEDQCTEFMAKIIERMVEQPEFAEIIKEDASSLEDRHETDSVPLVDDIRYHIASNVQTYSAIEEANQKLAALEELLSSINIDC, encoded by the exons ATGCCTCACAGAGGACCGAAAACACCGAGGGGATCATGGATGTGTACGATTTGTttagcagctgcagaaagggcGACATATGTAGAGTCAG aTACCTTGTTGAACAAAGAGACGTTGACCTCAAT GTATTATGCTTGTCTCTGTGGTCATGAGGAGCTGGTCCAGTACCTGTTGGCTAGTG GTGCCAAGTGTGAAGCCAACACGTTTGATGGCGAGCGTTGTGTGTACGGCTCGCTGAATGACTCAGTTCGACGCCTGCTCAAAGATTATAAGTGTGTCAGTGTCCGCGCCATGCAGCGGGATGATTTTAACTACTTTCTGCACAT GTTACTGGAGCAGGGTCAACACAACGACGTCAAGTTTCTCGTTCATGGGCAAACATTTTCAGCCCACCGCTGTGTTCTCAGTGCACACTCAGAGTACTTCACTGAAATGTTTGAGTCCAAGTGGAAAGGGAAGAACCTGATCACCCTCAAACACCCTTTG ATCAACCCTGCAGCCTTTGGAGCCATCCTGCAATATATTTACACAG GACGTATGGATATTGATGTAAGCCTTGTTGAGGAGTGCAGACGTCTTGCTAAACAGTGCAAAATGTCAGAACTCATAGAGGAGCTGGAGAATAAATGCAAACAAGTGTATGAATTTG TGTCCAACAAGCCGGGGATCTGTGTGAAAGTTCTCAGCCTGGACCCTCACAGCTGTCGACTGCAGGAGGAGATGGCTCAGTTAGCAGACTGCGCCCTGCCCACTGAACTAAGA GTTGGATTTGGAGAACTTCCCTTTAACAGAGTCGATCACTTACCTACTTATCCTGATGTCTGCTTCAGAGTCGATGGTTACGATTTCTTGTGTCATAAG gcGTTTTTCTGTGGGCGCAGTGATTACTTTAAAGCCTTACTGGAGGACCACTTCAGTGAGGGAGAGCAGCTACAGTCACAGCCCAGCACCCCAGTGATCACTCTGCACAACATCTCCCATGAAATCTTCATCAACCTCATGTATTACATCTACAGTGATGACACAGAG CTAACGATGGAGAACGTGTTTGACGTCCTGTGCGTGGCTGACATGTACCTGCTGCCGGGGCTGAAGCGTCTGTGTGGGAAGACGCTCGCTAAGGCTATATGTGAGGACAACGTTCTGCACATGTGGAAGACAGCCAAGCTTTTCCGTCTCTCTCGGCTGGAAGATCAATGCACAGAGTTCATGGCCAAGATCATCGAGCGG ATGGTGGAGCAGCCCGAGTTTGCGGAGATCATCAAAGAAGACGCCTCGTCACTGGAGGACAGACACGAGACTGACTCTGTCCCCCTGGTGGACGACATCCGCTACCACATTGCAAGCAACGTCCAGACTTACAGCGCCATCGAGGAGGCCAATCAGAAGCTGGCTGCCTTGGAGGAGCTGCTGTCAAGCATTAATATTGACTGCTGA
- the LOC133988035 gene encoding deoxyribonuclease-1-like 2 yields MSIFSLFLSGMKIAAFNVQRFGLTKVSDPDVLSTLVKIVSRYDIIVILEVVDVSGDSVKLLLKELNRVNTTHHYALQLSVRLGRTRYKEQFLFLYRDDVVDLIDSYQYEDNQVNDMDAFAREPYILHFKPHNTVLKDIVLIPVHTTPRDSEKELDELYEVFLAVRDKWKTDNIMILGDFNADGKYLTSEEMTEIRIRSNKNFHWLIGDDVDTTANTMNEHTYDRIVVYGEDMLAAIVPGSAKPFNFHKEFDMTERKALRVSDHYPVEVELRSSPPFWTEQSYKSYGTVNPLKAPVKRAPDSLQVDVLKLQKENLLLEREKLKLQISLLKQKLFILTQQK; encoded by the exons atgtctatattttctcttttcttgtcaGGCATGAAGATTGCTGCGTTCAATGTCCAGAGATTTGGGCTGACGAAAGTCTCAGATCCAGATGTTCTTTCAACTCTTGTTAAG atCGTGTCTCGATATGACATCATTGTGATTCTGGAGGTGGTCGATGTGAGCGGCGATTCTGTCAAACTGCTCTTGAAAGAACTGAATAG AGTCAACACAACCCATCACTACGCTCTGCAGCTCAGTGTCCGACTGGGAAGGACCAGATACAAGGAGCAGTTTCTGTTTCTCTACAG GGATGATGTGGTCGACCTGATTGACAGCTATCAATATGAAGACAACCAGGTGAACGATATGGATGCTTTTGCAAGAGAGCCATACATTCTGCACTTCAAACCGCACAATACCG TGCTGAAGGATATTGTGCTGATCCCGGTGCATACCACACCACGGGACTCAGAGAAAGAGCTGGATGAGCTGTATGAAGTCTTCCTGGCAGTGAGAGACAAATGGAAAACTGAT AACATAATGATCCTGGGTGACTTCAATGCAGACGGTAAATATCTCACAAGCGAAGAAATGACAGAGATCCGTATTCGCAGCAACAAGAATTTCCACTGGCTGATTGGTGATGACGTGGACACCACTGCAAATACAATGAATGAGCACACCTACGATAG GATTGTTGTGTATGGAGAAGACATGCTGGCAGCCATTGTACCAGGCTCAGCCAAACCATTTAACTTCCACAAAGAGTTTGacatgacagaaagaaag GCCCTGAGAGTGAGCGACCACTACCCTGTTGAGGTAGAACTGCGTAGCTCCCCTCCTTTCTGGACTGAACAGAGCTATAAAAGCTACGGCACTGTTAATCCTCTGAAAGCACCCGTGAAAAGAGCT CCTGATAGTCTGCAGGTTGATGTGTTGAAACTCCAAAAGGAAAACCTCCTGCTGGAGCGAGAAAAACTCAAACTTCAGATCAGCTTGttaaaacaaaagcttttcATACTAACccaacaaaaataa